From the Mesotoga sp. BH458_6_3_2_1 genome, one window contains:
- a CDS encoding MBL fold metallo-hydrolase, with product MVLRWHGHSCFSLESDEKTLLIDPFDEGVGYDMPPVRPDIILESHQHHDHNAHDRFEQGFVLIKETVNKTVQGFKIEGHSVFHDDVQGSKRGKNIIFEVTTPDGFRVVHCGDLGHKIDSELLDLLRSPDVLLVPVGGFYTIDAKQARELTRDLAPSYVVPMHFKTEALAFELGGVEDFLSGDPFEKLDELKLEEKANVGTRIVVLNYR from the coding sequence ATGGTTTTGAGATGGCATGGACATTCGTGTTTTTCGCTTGAGAGCGATGAAAAGACTCTTTTAATTGACCCCTTCGATGAGGGTGTAGGTTATGACATGCCCCCGGTTAGGCCGGACATTATTCTGGAATCCCATCAGCACCACGACCACAATGCTCATGATAGATTCGAGCAGGGATTCGTGCTGATAAAGGAAACCGTCAACAAAACTGTGCAAGGGTTCAAGATCGAAGGTCATTCAGTATTCCACGATGACGTGCAGGGCAGTAAACGAGGCAAGAACATAATTTTCGAAGTTACGACCCCGGACGGATTCAGAGTAGTTCATTGCGGAGACCTAGGCCACAAAATTGATTCAGAGCTTCTAGATCTTCTGAGGAGCCCTGATGTTCTGCTTGTGCCTGTGGGCGGTTTCTACACAATCGACGCGAAACAGGCAAGAGAGCTGACAAGAGATCTAGCTCCGTCGTACGTTGTTCCGATGCATTTTAAAACAGAAGCCCTGGCCTTTGAGCTGGGGGGAGTTGAAGACTTTCTGTCTGGCGACCCGTTTGAAAAGCTTGATGAGCTTAAGCTGGAAGAAAAGGCCAATGTGGGAACCAGGATAGTCGTCCTCAATTATCGTTGA
- a CDS encoding ribosomal L7Ae/L30e/S12e/Gadd45 family protein: MDEKRIVSLLGIGRRANKVVFGKEQLRSYLRQPFKRKFLILACDTSDSIKEDWIKRCKSHGASCILLKEHDRVALGRAIGKENISAVAVADNGLADEISKIMTQAGGD, encoded by the coding sequence ATGGATGAAAAGAGAATTGTATCTCTCCTTGGAATAGGAAGAAGAGCAAACAAGGTTGTGTTTGGGAAAGAGCAATTAAGAAGTTATTTGAGGCAGCCGTTTAAGAGAAAGTTTCTCATTCTGGCTTGCGATACCAGCGATTCGATAAAGGAAGACTGGATCAAGAGATGCAAGAGTCACGGGGCAAGCTGTATTCTCCTCAAAGAACACGACCGTGTCGCTCTGGGAAGGGCCATCGGCAAAGAAAACATCTCTGCAGTGGCAGTTGCCGATAACGGCCTTGCAGATGAAATCTCAAAGATAATGACACAGGCGGGAGGTGACTGA
- the yfcE gene encoding phosphodiesterase, translating into MKRILERNGENLPIIHCGDFLYHGPRNPLPGDYDPEELAAIFRQYSLRIETVRGNCDSEIDLMQIGLLDLPEARTLVINDIQLFISHGHKEFGLPFERGIVISGHTHIAHLSREGETIFLNPGSPSIPKDDTGGSYAIIDFVKGFIYLNSIEGRELKAMAL; encoded by the coding sequence GTGAAGAGAATACTTGAGAGAAACGGCGAAAACCTTCCGATTATTCACTGCGGAGACTTCCTGTATCACGGCCCCAGGAATCCTCTTCCCGGTGACTACGATCCAGAAGAACTCGCTGCGATTTTCAGACAGTATTCCCTAAGAATCGAAACCGTGAGGGGAAACTGCGACAGCGAAATCGATCTGATGCAAATTGGTTTACTTGACCTGCCTGAAGCGCGAACACTCGTCATAAACGATATTCAACTCTTCATTTCACACGGCCACAAGGAGTTCGGTCTTCCCTTCGAAAGAGGAATAGTCATATCCGGCCATACTCACATCGCGCATCTCTCCAGAGAAGGGGAAACCATATTTCTTAATCCCGGCAGTCCCTCTATTCCCAAAGATGACACCGGTGGATCTTACGCAATAATCGACTTCGTAAAAGGGTTCATATACCTCAACAGCATTGAGGGCCGCGAACTCAAAGCGATGGCTCTTTAG